The Ochotona princeps isolate mOchPri1 chromosome 17, mOchPri1.hap1, whole genome shotgun sequence genome segment GCCTTTACTATTAAAGGAGGActttttttcctgtaagatttacttgtttgaaagaattacacagagagggttCTTCCATTCGctagttcagttcccagctgGTTGCAGTAGCCCaaaactgagccaagctgaagccaggagcttgctcaggTCTTGcacttgggtagcagggccagtgttgtagctgGTAGCTTTATgcactacaccacagcatcagccttGAAGGAGAGCCCATAGACCACAGGCCAGCAGAGTCCTCGTTGAGCTTGTGTGATGCCGATTTTACTGGGCCAGGACCAGTCATGCTACTGCCAGACTACACTGGTGATGGGGAAGTGAGGGGAGTTTGATGCTTCGGACTCTGTCCCAGTACATCTTTCCTTTTTCCGAGTGGAAAATCAAGTATTCTGAGTAATCAGAGGCACAGTAAACGTGTTTCCCTCCTCACTTTCTCTCCCACCTGTAAGGTTATGTTGCTGGAGGGCAGTTAGGTTGGGTCCACTGCTCATCGCTGGTGGGGCTGTTGTGGTTGGCACAGCCAGGGCACAGCCATGGGAGATTGCTGGTGTCGCTCATGGCTATCAGCCACTGTGTGGCCTCAGGACACTCAGTGGGCGGGCAGCCCCCACGGGCTGGACAGAGCCCTGTGACCGGGCGCGTGTGTTCTCTGCCCCTCTCTAGGTTTGGGAACGATGTGCAGCACTTCAAGGTGCTCCGGGATGGAGCTGGCAAGTACTTCCTGTGGGTGGTGAAGTTCAATTCTTTGAACGAGCTGGTAGACTACCACAGATCAACATCTGTTTCCAGAAACCAGCAGATATTCCTGCGGGACATAGAGCAGGTACCGCAGGTAAGCTTTGGAGAGCAGGGCGGGCTCCCTGTGAGCAGTTAGAAGCAGGTGGCTTTCTAGAAGCCACTTCCCAGCCATCCATGCTCACTGCTCAAGATGAACTTGCATCCCAGATTTGCCGTTTGCATCCACATGCTGGGCAGGGGCCTGCTCAACAGTGTCACCTGCTCACCAATTGTGTCCCAGTGTGGGAAGTACCCTGGTGGAAGGGAGTGGGTCTACACCAACACCCATGCTCCTGTCCCTGGTGGCCCAGCCGTGCGTTCACCCCCCTTACTATTTTCAAGTTAGTCTAGACTGTCTGGCTCAAGCCAGGGTGTCATGAGAGAGAACACCTTGGAGGGTCCCACTGCTGGGACTGCAAAGGACCCAAGCTGCAGGCAACGTGCTGGGAGCACTGAGCCCACTCAGAGTCAACTCCGAGGTTGCTTTGGCAGGGGGTGTGGGCACCTGTCCCGGGACAAGGACTCCACCCACATGTTTCCCCTGCTCCTGTTTTGCAGCAGCCAACCTATGTCCAAGCCCTCTTTGACTTTGACCCCCAGGAGGATGGGGAGCTGGGGTTCCGCCGGGGAGACTTCATCCACGTCATGGATAACTCTGACCCCAACTGGTGGAAGGGGGCTTGCCACGGGCAGACCGGCATGTTTCCCCGCAATTACGTCACCCCTGTGAACCGGAACGTCTAAGCATCCAGAAGAGCTTATTTAAAGGAAGTGCGAACACACACAGCGGAGTGACCACCCAGAGGAAGTACTTGCTGCCCCGTCAGCCTGCGCTGGAGCGCAGGACCCCTAGCTGGGGCTTGGCGCCACGGTGACTCTCTTACTTGGGTTGGAActttggggggagggaggggtgttGGATATAAAATTGCCAAAACTTACCTATTAAGAAGAGTTTTTATTACAATTTTCACCACTGCTCCTGTTCTCCCCTCATCATTTTTTCGTCTTTTTTCTCCTGTCCAGTGCATGACCTTTCAGGCCGCATATAGTCCTAGCTGATGCctataataaaagaaaagaaaccgaGTGGGCTGGTATTTTCTCTATGCAAAAAGTCTGCTTAAGGTGGACCGACTGACAGATGAATGGCCACTTCTGTGTTCTTGGTTTGCAGGCGGGCAGCTTGAGGCCCCTTCTGTCCAGCCTGTGCTGgtgttggggtgggggctgcCACCTCAGGCCGGGGtcaggaggggtgggaggaaggcgCGTGCTCCTCCCatgccctcctctgctttctgccCCTGGGACTGACAGCCACCGCACCTGCCTCTACTCTGCCACTCCCCACTGCgcatgctcccccacccccacccgccaCCAAGCCTTGTCCCTCATTTCCAGGTTGCTCTGAGTGCGGTGTTTAATCTACTGTGTTTTGCAACAAGGTAAAGGTAGTCCTGCGCTTCTCAGCCAGGCTGTGTCTTGCTCAGTGTGAATGCTTTTCCTTCAGGGGAGGGGAAATGGTAGAGAAAGGAGCCGGGGGAGGGGAGCACATGGGCCTTCCCGCCTGTGCAGAGCTATAAGACCCAGGCTCAGCACTGAGAGCTGAGTTCAGGGGTGCCTCCGGCCTCTAGAGACAGAGCTGGCGCAGCTAGGCCACAGCCCTCCCACAGTCTGCTGGATATAGCCAAGAGTCAAAATCCTTGACTCTAGGATTTCCAGAGCCACACGCCCCCAGacttccactcccagacacaggagAGCCGGTGGAGAAAGTGCTGTAAGACCGCCCGTCCTGAATTGTACCAGGTTTTACAGGGCCCTGCGCTGGGGCAGAGTGAGGACTTGCTTTGTTTCTGGCTCGTTGCCAAGCTCAGGTGCTGGTGCTCACCTGGGCAGGGGAACCCGAGGGCAGAGGGAGGTTCCAGGTCCCGTTCCCTGCTGGGTAATAGCTGCTCcacacctccccacccctgcagcagTCCCTGAGacggagaggggaggggaggggctgggaggctgAAGAGCCAGGCAGCCGCAGGCTGTCCGTCTTGGGTCCTTTCTCCTCCCTTGTAGCTTACACTTGTGGGcatgtcctcttttttttccccccagaacgGAAATGGGATCACTTTCTTTGGGGGTCGCTAGGTCCCTTGGAACTCTGTGTCAGGCATCAGTGGACTGTCCCTGTCCTCAGCCTGCGCCCCTGGAGGTACGCCCTCCACTCCCcactcagccctgccctgcctccccctgcctttGGCCAGGAAGcatgctctcccctcccctgctcccctgccGCACTGCTGATCCCAGGAATGGCTGGCAGCGTCCACACCTGGACCATTCGATTGTTTTCCTTTGGCATTGGTGTGTATCATGAAGCCTTGCTAAACgttttgtgtgtatatatttaaaaacaaatccatGTTTAAATAAAAAGACCTATGTACCTAATCCTTTAACTTTGCGGGTAGCATTTGGTAGGTAGTGATTAACTGTGAATAATAAACatacattaaattcttcactctgcgtctttttttctccctgagtttcttttaaaaagttgaaagctATAAGGTATGAGTCAGGGCAGTGGGAACCTGAGGGGTTATGGGGGGcttggcactgcagacagagcccCCCGGCCCAGGACAGTGTGGTGGAAGTGCAGACAAGAGACCTTGGTGTTTCTGATGTGGACAGACCACAGGACACAGTGAGGAAGTTGGTGTAGGCCAGGAGCGTTCGGGAACAGTGCTGGGCTGTTTTGGACAGCTGTTTGCAGACAGCTGCAGGGAaggggctgcaggctgctccAGGGCTGAGATAGACTGGTCTCTCCAGTAGGTTCCCTTCAGGGTGAGACTAGTTCAGCCACAGCACTAGCCACCGTGGACCGACCAGGTGTTCATTAGAAACtgaacagaagggaaaaaaagccaaGGAATTTCCTCTTGTGTTATGTACTTTGGATGCAGTGGATTGTTTTAACGTTATTTAATGGGACCAACGCCATAGCATgcaggctaagcttctacctatagtgctggcatcccatatggctgcccattcgagtcttggctgcttcacttcacatccagctccatgtttgtggcctgggagggcagaggaggatcTTGTtgaagtccttgggatcctgcatctacataggagacccagatgggatctGGCCGCcagatttggattggctcagctctagttgttgcagcatttggagaataaaacagtgaatggaagatctgtctgtgaaatctttcaaaaaaaaaaaaagttgtctgaaaggcagaatgacagggagagacTTTCCCTTTGCCAATGACTCCGCAAATGTCCTACAAACCgctgctgggccagtctgaagctgggaaccaggagctctgtgTGCGTCTCCTGCACGAGGAACACAAACTTGTACTAGAGCCGTCGTCCACTGCTTCCCTCACGTCTAAcaagaagctggcttggaagcagggTAGCCTAAGACTTGAGCCAGCTGCTCCTGGGGTGGGGCCCGCTCCTGGGGTTTTGTAGCCAAGCTGAGGGTGGCACTTGCCTCTCCTGCAGGGGGCTTGAGGTCCCCAGCACCCCCATCCTTCTGAGCTGAGTGGAGcctcccacccacacaccctCACCGAGGCCTTTTCTGATTGCTTGCTTTAGAATTAACAGGGAGGGggtctggcaccatggcctaacagctaaagtcctcgccttgaacgcccctggatcccatatgggcaccggttctaatccctgcagctccacttcctatccaactccctgcttgtggcctgggaaagcagtagaggatggcccaaagccttcggaccatgcacccgcgtgggagaccggaagaggttcctggttcccggctttggatcggcacagcactggccattgcggctcacttggggagtgaatcatcggacggaagatctttctgtctctcctcctctctgtatatctgactttccaataaaaataagtaaatctttaaaaaaaaaaaaaaaagaattaacagggagggcccagctcagtagcctgccagctaaaatctttgccttgaatgcaccgggatcccacatgggcactgattctaattccggcagctccacttcccatccagctccctgctggtggccttggagggtagtcgaggatggcccaaagccttgggaccctgcacccatgtgggagacctggaagagtttcctggctcctggcttcggatcagctcagctccagcctttgtggtcacttggggagtgaatcatcagatcttcctctctgcctttccaataaaaaataagtctttaagaagaATAAACGGGGAAATTGCTGCTGCTATGTGTAGTCCTCAGTTGGTCACAGAGCACATGGTGGCACATACCTTCCTGTCATTTCTGGGAAGAAGCCTGAAGGTTCCCACATCCCCCAGCACTTCTTGCTACACAGTGAGCCAAGACATTGGGAAGGGCTGGGGAGCAGTGGCCTGGGGTCACCCTGACCTTAAGCTTCAAAGGCCTTGCTGGTCATTGGCTCAGTCAACTGGCGTGTTTACAAGCACCCATTGTCCTACAGGGGGAGGTAACGGGTGGCCTTGGAAACTACTGGAACTGTGTGCCCCTGAGTTACCGGACAGGCGCAGTGGCCACCACCACTCCTGAGGCAGCTGAGTGCTGTGCCAGCATTGGCAACCGAGGCACAATCAGCAGGTATTACGGCTTTGATCACAGTAAGAGTGCAGTGTGTGCTGACAGCACTAATGGTGGTATTGATTCGCCCATTTAGGCTCAAAACCTCTCAGatacttttaaatatatgtattgatTGAAAGGGAGGCTAAGGGAAAGGTCAGCCATCCCATGGTTCTGTTAGGAATTGTGCTCCAATGCCAGCTACCGAGAcagtccttgtgtgtgtgtgtgtaagactgaTCTAtagttattggaaagacacatctGCAGAAAGGACAGAGCAAGATTCTCTATCTGCTGGTCACTAttgaagtggctgcaacagccagagtttagccagtctgaagccaggagtttgagtctcccatgcgggtgcaaggttccaaggctttgagctgtcctctgctgctttcccagggagctggaagtggagcatcccatacatgaactaccacccatatgggatcttagtgctTGAATggagaggg includes the following:
- the GRB2 gene encoding growth factor receptor-bound protein 2; the encoded protein is MEAIAKYDFKATADDELSFKRGDILKVLNEECDQNWYKAELNGKDGFIPKNYIEMKPHPWFFGKIPRAKAEEMLSKQRHDGAFLIRESESAPGDFSLSVKFGNDVQHFKVLRDGAGKYFLWVVKFNSLNELVDYHRSTSVSRNQQIFLRDIEQVPQQPTYVQALFDFDPQEDGELGFRRGDFIHVMDNSDPNWWKGACHGQTGMFPRNYVTPVNRNV